The following proteins come from a genomic window of Corynebacterium falsenii:
- a CDS encoding copper-translocating P-type ATPase, producing the protein MSTPHHSGDHPAPETDHTHHPDHASHEHHADADTHGQAMPHDHPHSALDEDHHVHGHGEHAGHSTAMFRDRFWWSLILSIPVVIFSPMVAHLLGYHLPAFPGSTWIPPVLGTIIFVYGGTPFLKGGWNELKSRQPGMMLLIAMAITVAFVASWVTTLGLGGFDLDFWWELSLLVTIMLLGHWLEMRALGAASSALDALAALLPDEAEKVIDGTTRTVAISELVVDDVVLVRAGARVPADGTILDGAAEFDEAMITGESRPVFRDTGDKVVAGTVATDNTVRIRVEATGGDTALAGIQRMVADAQESSSRAQALADRAAALLFWFALISALITAVVWTIIGSPDDAVVRTVTVLVIACPHALGLAIPLVIAISSERAAKSGVLIKDRMALERMRTIDVVLFDKTGTLTEGAHAVTGVAAAVGVTEGELLALAAAAEADSEHPVARAIVAAAAAHPEASRRQIRATGFSAASGRGVRATVDGAEILVGGPNMLREFNLTTPAELTDTTSAWTGRGAGVLHIVRDGQIIGAVAVEDKIRPESRAAVKALQDRGVKVAMITGDAQQVAQAVGQDLGINEVFAEVLPQDKDTKVTQLQERGLSVAMVGDGVNDAPALTRAEVGIAIGAGTDVAMESAGVVLASDDPRAVLSMIELSQASYRKMIQNLIWASGYNILAVPLAAGVLASIGFVLSPAVGAILMSASTIVVALNAQLLRRIDLDPAHLAPTESKEERAAVSSVAPVR; encoded by the coding sequence ATGAGCACTCCCCACCATTCCGGTGATCACCCCGCTCCGGAAACAGACCACACCCACCACCCGGATCATGCTAGCCACGAACACCACGCAGATGCCGACACCCACGGCCAGGCGATGCCCCACGATCACCCGCACTCCGCCCTGGACGAAGACCACCACGTTCATGGTCACGGCGAACACGCCGGACACAGCACCGCAATGTTTCGGGACCGCTTCTGGTGGTCGCTGATTCTGTCCATTCCCGTCGTTATTTTCAGCCCCATGGTCGCCCACCTGCTCGGCTACCACCTCCCGGCATTCCCCGGATCCACCTGGATCCCCCCGGTGCTGGGCACGATCATCTTCGTCTACGGCGGAACGCCTTTCCTCAAGGGCGGATGGAACGAACTGAAATCCCGCCAACCCGGGATGATGCTCCTGATCGCCATGGCCATCACCGTGGCGTTTGTCGCCTCCTGGGTCACCACTCTGGGGCTGGGCGGTTTTGACCTGGACTTCTGGTGGGAGCTGTCCCTGCTGGTGACCATCATGCTGCTGGGCCACTGGCTGGAGATGCGTGCTCTCGGGGCCGCGTCCTCCGCGCTTGACGCGCTGGCTGCCCTGCTGCCGGACGAGGCCGAGAAAGTCATCGACGGGACCACCCGCACCGTGGCCATCTCCGAGCTGGTCGTCGACGACGTTGTGCTGGTGAGGGCCGGTGCCCGGGTGCCGGCCGACGGAACCATCCTCGACGGAGCCGCCGAATTCGATGAGGCGATGATCACCGGCGAATCCCGTCCCGTCTTCCGCGACACCGGTGACAAGGTGGTCGCCGGTACCGTGGCCACCGACAACACCGTCCGCATCCGGGTGGAGGCTACCGGCGGGGACACCGCCCTGGCCGGGATCCAACGCATGGTCGCCGACGCCCAGGAGTCCTCCTCCCGGGCCCAGGCCCTGGCGGATCGGGCGGCGGCGTTGTTGTTCTGGTTCGCGCTGATCTCCGCTCTGATCACCGCGGTGGTGTGGACCATTATCGGCAGCCCGGACGATGCCGTGGTGCGCACGGTCACGGTTCTGGTCATCGCCTGTCCGCACGCCCTGGGCCTGGCGATTCCGCTGGTCATTGCGATCTCCAGCGAGCGGGCCGCGAAATCCGGGGTGCTCATCAAGGACCGGATGGCGCTCGAGCGGATGCGCACCATCGACGTGGTGCTCTTCGACAAAACCGGCACCCTGACCGAGGGTGCGCACGCGGTCACCGGTGTCGCGGCAGCTGTCGGCGTCACCGAGGGCGAGCTGCTGGCCCTGGCCGCCGCCGCGGAGGCCGACAGCGAGCACCCCGTGGCCCGCGCCATCGTGGCGGCCGCGGCCGCCCATCCCGAGGCCTCCCGTCGGCAAATCCGTGCAACTGGTTTCAGCGCCGCCTCCGGCCGGGGGGTCCGGGCCACTGTCGATGGCGCTGAGATCCTCGTGGGCGGGCCGAACATGCTGCGCGAGTTCAACCTCACCACCCCGGCCGAGCTCACCGACACCACCAGCGCCTGGACCGGGCGTGGGGCCGGTGTGCTCCATATTGTCCGCGACGGTCAGATCATCGGTGCGGTGGCCGTCGAGGACAAGATCCGCCCCGAATCCCGCGCCGCCGTGAAAGCCCTGCAGGACCGCGGGGTGAAGGTCGCGATGATCACCGGTGACGCGCAGCAGGTGGCCCAGGCGGTTGGCCAGGACCTGGGGATTAATGAGGTCTTCGCCGAGGTCCTGCCCCAGGACAAGGACACCAAGGTCACCCAGTTACAGGAGCGTGGCCTGAGCGTGGCCATGGTCGGCGACGGTGTCAACGACGCCCCCGCTCTGACCCGCGCGGAGGTCGGTATCGCCATCGGGGCCGGCACGGATGTGGCCATGGAATCCGCCGGAGTGGTCCTGGCCAGTGATGACCCGCGTGCAGTGCTGTCGATGATTGAGCTCTCGCAGGCCAGCTACCGCAAGATGATCCAGAACCTCATCTGGGCCTCTGGCTACAACATCCTCGCCGTGCCGCTGGCCGCCGGCGTGCTCGCCTCGATCGGGT
- a CDS encoding heavy-metal-associated domain-containing protein gives MITSPPRLLPMASHGCSCCGPASRADTASTPAASDSSAGGSSPSYQVTGLTCGHCAKSVTQALQALPQVDDVQIDLAAGGVSTVTVTGVVPPEMVRRAIEEAGYTVLS, from the coding sequence ATGATCACCTCCCCGCCCCGCCTCTTGCCGATGGCCTCCCACGGCTGCAGCTGTTGCGGACCTGCCTCACGTGCCGACACCGCCTCCACCCCTGCCGCCAGCGACTCGTCAGCAGGAGGGTCCTCCCCTAGCTACCAGGTCACCGGCCTGACCTGCGGGCACTGCGCGAAAAGCGTGACCCAGGCCCTTCAGGCCCTCCCCCAGGTCGACGACGTCCAGATTGATCTCGCTGCTGGTGGTGTTTCCACCGTCACGGTCACCGGTGTCGTACCTCCGGAGATGGTTCGCCGGGCCATCGAAGAGGCCGGCTACACCGTCTTATCCTGA
- a CDS encoding sensor histidine kinase: MNHGPGLTFRFLTAQVLVVVISLLVAAAVATMVGPTLFHDHMLMAGREDPSLELFHAEQAYRDANLITLAVALPTALISALLASLWLSRRLRTPLQDLTRAATSLTAGNYRIRVPAGEAGPEVTTLAHAFNTMADRLEHTEQVRRQMLSDLAHEMGTPLSVLTVYLDGLQDGAVDWNNATHTIMADQLTRLTRLMEDIDDVSRAQEHRIELDLAEEGLGDLLHTAAAAAGEAYADKGVDLQVETITDTARVLVDRQRFGQVMSNLLSNALRHTPAGGQVRISVHRQGASTALIHVADDGEGIPPGQLGHIFERFYRGDAARSRDNGGAGIGLTISKALVEAHGGTLTATSPGPGRGAVFALRLPLSPPGSEEAAR; this comes from the coding sequence ATGAATCACGGACCCGGCCTGACCTTCCGCTTCCTGACCGCCCAGGTGTTGGTCGTGGTGATTAGCCTGCTGGTGGCCGCGGCCGTCGCCACGATGGTGGGCCCGACCCTGTTCCATGATCATATGTTGATGGCCGGCCGGGAGGACCCCTCGCTGGAGCTGTTCCATGCCGAGCAGGCCTACCGGGACGCCAACCTGATCACCCTGGCCGTCGCCCTGCCCACCGCCTTGATCAGCGCCCTGCTGGCCAGCCTGTGGTTATCGCGTCGCCTGCGCACCCCCCTGCAGGATCTCACCCGCGCCGCTACCAGCCTGACGGCCGGCAACTATCGTATCCGCGTGCCCGCCGGAGAAGCAGGCCCCGAGGTCACCACCCTGGCGCATGCCTTCAACACCATGGCCGACCGGCTGGAACACACCGAACAGGTCCGCCGCCAGATGCTCTCTGATCTGGCCCACGAAATGGGCACCCCCTTATCGGTGCTCACGGTCTACCTCGATGGTCTCCAGGACGGGGCCGTGGACTGGAATAATGCCACCCACACGATCATGGCTGACCAACTCACCCGCCTGACCCGGTTGATGGAAGACATCGACGATGTCTCCCGGGCCCAGGAACACCGGATCGAGTTGGACCTGGCGGAGGAAGGGCTCGGAGATCTGCTCCATACCGCCGCTGCTGCCGCGGGGGAAGCTTATGCTGACAAAGGCGTCGATTTACAGGTCGAGACCATTACGGACACCGCCCGGGTGCTCGTGGACCGGCAACGCTTCGGCCAGGTGATGAGCAATCTCCTGTCGAACGCGCTACGGCACACCCCGGCCGGCGGGCAGGTCCGGATCAGCGTCCACCGACAGGGGGCGTCCACCGCGCTCATCCACGTCGCCGATGACGGCGAGGGCATCCCACCTGGCCAGCTCGGACACATCTTCGAACGCTTCTACCGGGGGGATGCCGCCCGCAGCCGGGACAACGGCGGGGCCGGTATCGGCCTGACCATCTCCAAGGCATTGGTCGAGGCCCACGGCGGCACTCTCACCGCCACCTCCCCCGGACCCGGTCGCGGAGCGGTGTTTGCCCTCCGCCTCCCGCTGTCTCCTCCCGGCAGTGAGGAGGCTGCTCGGTAA